GTGTCGAGCTCCGCGCTGACGTACTCGAGGTAGGTCCGCGCGTTCTCGGGGATGGCGTCGTAGCCCTCCGCGGCGACGGCCTCCCAGTCGGGGTCCTCCCAGCCGTCGAACGTCCGGAAGTTCACCCCACAGCGCGACCAGTTCCGGCTGGTCGAGGGCATCGCCATGAGTTCCTCGCCCTCGAGCTCGTAGGAGTGGCCGACCTCGACCTCATCGAGGCCCGCGAGGACGTCGACGTGGTTGATCGCGAGGCCGGTGAAGCCGCTGACGCGGGCCGCGTGGCGAAGCATCGGCATGTCGAGCCAGCCGACACGGCGCGGGCGGCCGGTAACGGTGCCGTACTCGCCGCCCTCGTCGCGGATGGTGGTCGCGAGCTCCGCCTGCTCGGGCCGGCCGCCGTCCTCGGGGGTCTGGCCCTCGACCGAACCCAGTTCCGTGGGAAGTTCGCCGGTGCCGACGCGGGTGAGATACGCCTTCACGATCCCGATGACCTCGCCGCGGCCCACCACCGTCGGGCCGACGCCGGTGCCGGTCGCGGCATACCCTGCGGTGGGGTTCGAGGACGTGACGAACGGGTAGTCGCCGTGGTCGATGTCGATCGAGGTGCCCTGTGCGCCCTCGAACATGACGTTCTCGCCGCTCTCGATCCGGTCGGTGAGGAACTCGCCGGCATTGACGGTCATCTCCTCCTCGGCGAGGCGCTCGCCGTAGCGGCGGAACTGCTCGTAGAGGCTGCCGATATCGAAGGCTTCGTCGGTCGTCGCGCCGAAGACGTCCTCGGCGAGCGCGCGCTTCTGGGGGACGACGTACTCGAGTTTCGTCCTGAGGGAGTCGGGATCGAGCAGGTCGCCGATCCGAATCCCCCGGCGGCCGATCTTGTCCTCGTAGGTCGGGCCGATCCCCCGACCCGTGGTGCCGGCGTCGAGGTCGGAGTCCTCCTTCGCCGACTCCTCGATCCCGTCGAGCACCTTGTGGTAGGGCAGGATGACGTGGGCGCGTTCGGCGACCCGGACGTCGGGTTCGAGCCCGCGCTCGCGGAGACCGTCGATCTCCTCGAACAGCGTCTCGGGGTTGACCACGCAGCCGTTGCCGAGCACGCCGACCTTCCCGCGGATCGCGCCGCTCGGGACGAGCGAGAGCTTGTACTCCTCGCCGCCGTGGACGACGGTGTGGCCGGCGTTGTCGCCGCCCTGGTAGCGGGCGACGACGTCGACCTCCTCGCCGTAGATATCGACGACACCGCCCTTGCCCTCGTCGCCCAGCTGCGCGCCCACGATCGTTACGGTCATAACGAGGTGAGGTTTCAGACCGACCCCCATACCGATTACGGTCCGAACGGCGCCGATCGCAAGTGTTAATCAGCCCCATGACAACAGTTTGGACGGGCTTTGGGAACGGCGCCCCGACAGCAACTTTTAAAGGGACGAACGACAAGTTAACAAATGCCATGATAGACCGGCTTGAGAAGGAAGTCGATATGTTGGAACGACATCTGCAGGTCCTGAAGATGGTCATCGAGAACGAACCCATCGGGATCGTGAAGATGTCGAACGAGACGGGCTACCCGCATCACAAGGTCCGCTACTCGCTTCGCGTCCTCGAGGAGGAGAACCTCATCGAGCCCTCCAGCCAGGGTGCGATCACGACCGAGCGCACCGAGGAGTTCGTCTCCGAGCTCGACGGCAAGCTCGACGAGACGATCGGCACGCTCGAAGGGATGAAGATCGACGGCGTCGCGGAAGTCGAGAACTAACGGCCTCAACGCTCGCGTGGATCGCTCCGGCGTGGATCGCTCCGGCGTGGATCGCGGGTAGACAGTGGTAGCCGCTGCACCGAGAAACGGTTACTATCCGTCCTCCGAACGAACTCGACAGCTCCGGGTCTGTCGGTCTCATCGCTTCGGGCCCAGGATCGGGGAACGCTTCAGGGACC
The sequence above is a segment of the Halalkalicoccus tibetensis genome. Coding sequences within it:
- a CDS encoding adenylosuccinate synthase; the protein is MTVTIVGAQLGDEGKGGVVDIYGEEVDVVARYQGGDNAGHTVVHGGEEYKLSLVPSGAIRGKVGVLGNGCVVNPETLFEEIDGLRERGLEPDVRVAERAHVILPYHKVLDGIEESAKEDSDLDAGTTGRGIGPTYEDKIGRRGIRIGDLLDPDSLRTKLEYVVPQKRALAEDVFGATTDEAFDIGSLYEQFRRYGERLAEEEMTVNAGEFLTDRIESGENVMFEGAQGTSIDIDHGDYPFVTSSNPTAGYAATGTGVGPTVVGRGEVIGIVKAYLTRVGTGELPTELGSVEGQTPEDGGRPEQAELATTIRDEGGEYGTVTGRPRRVGWLDMPMLRHAARVSGFTGLAINHVDVLAGLDEVEVGHSYELEGEELMAMPSTSRNWSRCGVNFRTFDGWEDPDWEAVAAEGYDAIPENARTYLEYVSAELDTPIYAVGVGPGREQTVIVESPFA